One window of Chrysiogenia bacterium genomic DNA carries:
- the argH gene encoding argininosuccinate lyase produces MATKKKKSAKSAAAKPAKKGKLWGGRFEGGTDASVEQFTESVSFDQRLAPFDIRGSMAHARMLGRQKIIPQADAAKIVKGLQGVLARIEAGKFDFDPALEDVHMNVESALTEAIGPVGGKLHTGRSRNDQVATATRLWQRAQIDATALAFEKLIGTILKISEKETETILPGYTHLQRAQPVTLAHHLLAYAQMFARDLERLGEVRARTNVLPLGSGALSGSSLPLDRAGVAKELGFAALTQNSLDAVSDRDYQFEFLSAATLSGLHLSRLCEELVLWSSAEFGFVQMSDAFTTGSSLMPQKRNPDVAEIIRGKSGRLAGNLVSLLTMVKGLPLSYNRDMQEDKERLFDSADTWLACVQLTEKMLRATKFNRKKMAEAAADPMLLATELADYLVRKGLPFRQAHEVVGKLVAACEKQNKTLVDFTPGELKNFCELFGADAPGVLDARAAVGARTLVGGPAPKAVARQMKELQKVLAKPRPWR; encoded by the coding sequence ATGGCCACGAAGAAGAAAAAGAGCGCGAAGAGCGCCGCTGCAAAGCCCGCGAAGAAGGGCAAGCTCTGGGGCGGACGCTTTGAGGGCGGCACCGACGCCTCGGTAGAGCAGTTCACCGAATCGGTGAGCTTTGACCAGCGGCTCGCGCCCTTCGATATCCGGGGATCCATGGCCCACGCGCGGATGCTCGGACGGCAGAAGATTATCCCCCAGGCCGACGCGGCGAAGATCGTGAAGGGGCTCCAGGGCGTTCTCGCGCGGATCGAGGCCGGCAAGTTCGACTTCGACCCGGCGCTCGAGGATGTCCACATGAACGTGGAGTCCGCGCTCACCGAGGCCATCGGCCCGGTGGGCGGTAAGCTCCACACCGGACGCTCGCGCAACGACCAGGTGGCCACCGCCACCCGGCTCTGGCAGCGCGCGCAGATCGACGCCACCGCGCTGGCCTTTGAAAAGCTCATCGGCACGATTCTCAAGATCTCCGAGAAGGAAACCGAGACCATCCTGCCCGGCTACACCCACCTGCAGCGGGCGCAGCCGGTCACCCTGGCCCACCACCTGCTGGCCTACGCGCAGATGTTCGCCCGGGATCTCGAACGCCTTGGCGAGGTGCGTGCGCGCACCAACGTCCTGCCGCTGGGATCGGGCGCGCTCTCGGGCTCGTCCCTGCCCCTCGACCGGGCGGGCGTCGCCAAGGAGCTGGGCTTTGCCGCGCTCACGCAGAACTCGCTCGATGCGGTCAGTGACCGGGACTACCAGTTCGAGTTCCTGAGCGCCGCGACGCTCTCGGGCCTGCACCTCTCGCGGCTGTGCGAAGAGCTCGTTCTGTGGTCGAGCGCCGAGTTCGGTTTCGTTCAGATGAGCGATGCCTTCACGACCGGCAGCTCGCTCATGCCCCAGAAGCGAAACCCCGATGTGGCCGAGATCATTCGCGGCAAGAGCGGCCGGCTCGCCGGCAACCTCGTCTCGCTGCTCACGATGGTGAAGGGACTGCCACTCTCGTACAACCGCGACATGCAGGAGGACAAGGAGCGGCTCTTCGACAGCGCCGACACCTGGCTGGCCTGCGTGCAGCTCACCGAGAAGATGCTGCGGGCGACCAAGTTCAATCGAAAGAAGATGGCCGAGGCCGCGGCCGACCCGATGCTGCTGGCCACAGAGCTGGCCGACTACCTGGTACGCAAGGGCCTGCCCTTCCGGCAGGCGCACGAGGTGGTCGGAAAGCTCGTTGCCGCGTGCGAGAAGCAAAACAAGACGCTGGTTGACTTCACGCCGGGTGAACTTAAGAATTTCTGTGAGCTTTTCGGTGCCGACGCGCCGGGAGTGCTCGACGCCCGTGCGGCAGTGGGTGCCCGCACGCTGGTGGGCGGACCCGCCCCCAAAGCGGTCGCCCGGCAGATGAAAGAGCTTCAGAAGGTTCTCGCCAAACCCCGTCCCTGGCGCTGA
- the lysA gene encoding diaminopimelate decarboxylase, which yields MEAFTYINGELCCEEVPLSKIAESADTPFYVYSKAKLLDSFESFNNAFGEVPHKVCFSTKANGNLAVLHTLVSAGAGLDIVSGGELYRGLKAGADPKKVVYSGVGKRRSEIEYALKTGIMMFNVESQAELDVIDEVAGRLNTKAPIALRVNPDVDPKTHPYISTGLKTAKFGIPMDEAVDEYKRAMGLKHIEVVGVDCHIGSQLTTIEPFVEAIRRLRPLIEELKSIGAPIKYLDLGGGLGIRYNEENPPSMEEYAKAVIDNTKDLGLELVFEPGRSIAGNAGALITRALYNKTNEDKKFTIVDAAMNDLIRPMLYKSYHNIVPVTEPTSSERAVVDLVGPICETGDCFGGERELPLIDRGELVAILSAGAYGYTMASNYNARPRPAEVMVSGGRYEIVRKRETYEDLLRGESISKF from the coding sequence ATGGAAGCATTCACCTACATCAATGGGGAGCTCTGCTGCGAAGAGGTTCCCCTGAGCAAGATCGCCGAATCGGCGGACACCCCCTTCTACGTCTATTCGAAGGCCAAGCTGCTCGACTCCTTCGAGTCCTTCAACAACGCCTTCGGGGAAGTCCCCCACAAGGTCTGCTTCTCGACGAAGGCGAACGGCAACCTGGCCGTGCTCCACACGCTGGTGAGCGCCGGCGCGGGGCTCGACATCGTCTCGGGCGGCGAGCTCTATCGCGGGCTCAAGGCCGGCGCCGATCCCAAGAAGGTCGTCTATTCGGGCGTGGGCAAGCGCCGCTCGGAGATCGAGTACGCCCTCAAGACCGGCATCATGATGTTCAACGTCGAGTCGCAGGCTGAACTCGATGTGATCGACGAAGTGGCCGGACGCCTCAACACCAAGGCTCCCATCGCGCTGCGCGTGAACCCGGACGTCGATCCCAAGACACATCCCTATATCTCGACGGGCCTCAAGACCGCGAAGTTCGGCATCCCCATGGACGAGGCGGTCGATGAGTACAAGCGCGCCATGGGCCTCAAGCACATCGAGGTCGTGGGCGTCGATTGCCACATCGGCTCGCAGCTCACCACCATCGAGCCCTTCGTGGAGGCGATCCGCCGCCTGCGCCCGCTCATCGAGGAACTCAAGAGCATCGGCGCGCCCATCAAGTATCTCGACCTGGGCGGCGGCCTGGGCATTCGTTACAACGAAGAGAATCCGCCGAGCATGGAAGAGTATGCGAAGGCCGTGATCGACAACACGAAGGATCTGGGCCTGGAGCTCGTCTTCGAGCCCGGGCGCTCGATCGCCGGCAACGCCGGCGCGCTCATCACCCGCGCCCTGTATAACAAGACCAACGAGGACAAGAAGTTCACCATCGTCGACGCGGCGATGAACGACCTCATTCGTCCGATGCTCTACAAGAGCTACCACAACATCGTTCCGGTGACCGAGCCCACCAGCTCCGAACGGGCCGTGGTGGACCTCGTTGGCCCGATCTGCGAGACCGGCGACTGCTTTGGCGGCGAGCGCGAGCTGCCGCTCATCGACCGGGGCGAACTGGTCGCGATTCTCTCGGCCGGCGCCTACGGCTACACCATGGCGTCCAACTACAACGCCCGGCCCCGCCCGGCCGAGGTCATGGTCAGCGGCGGTCGCTACGAAATCGTGCGAAAACGCGAGACCTACGAAGACCTGCTCCGGGGCGAGAGCATTTCGAAATTCTGA